CCAATCAACGGCACCGTTAAAAACCTAAATACCTTCAGCACATATACAGTATTTGCAAATTTCTTTGCGAAATATTAGGGTTAGTGATGAGAAGCAATTGAAAGATCATTATCTTTAGGTTAACCAATTCTTCAGAATGTCGGGGCTAATTTCCCGATATGGGAATAGTTCAGAGGATCTCTTTGGAGATGCTCTTAGTGCAAATCATTATGTTGAGGAAATATCATGGCCGTTGATATGGGTATGCCGATCCTGATCGTCGACGACTACAAAACAATGCTCCGCATTGTACGTAATCTACTAAAACAACTTGGTTTCAATAATGTGGATGAAGCCACAGATGGCTCTATGGCGCTGGAGAAAGCCCGCGCTGGTAAATATGGCCTTATTATTTCTGACTGGAACATGGAACCAATGACTGGTTACGAATTCCTGAAAGAAGTTCGTGCTGATACTCAGCTTAAAGATACACCATTCATCATGGTGACCGCAGAATCTAAAACAGACAACGTGATCGCTGCGAAAAAAGCTGGCGTGAACAACTATATTGTTAAGCCGTTTAACGCTGCGACACTAAAATCAAAAATGAATGCCGTTCTCGGAGATTTCTAAATGAGTGCCGAAGAGCTTCCGGATCAGATCAGATTACTGGTCGATAGTTTAAGGAAGCAAAATACCGCAAACCTATCACTGACAGATGTTGCATCTGTCACGGAAGTATTGATGGGCACAATGCAGGTATTTTTCGCAAACATTGATACGTCTGTTTATCGGGAATGCCGGGCGCTCAGCGACTATATCAGCAACGCCCGTAAGGAAATCGCTTCCTTGCAGCCTTCTGATTTGGAAAGCGCCCGTATTCCGAGAGCAGGTCTGGAATTGGACGCTATTGTTCAGTCCACCGAAGACGCTACAAACACCATCATGGAAGCTGCCGAAGAAATCATGGGTGCTGACACCAGTGATTCTGAAGCTTATCAAGCTGTTACCCAAGATGCTGTTATGCGAATTTTTGAGGCTTGTTCTTTCCAGGATATTACCGGACAACGAATCTCTAAAGTAGTTGAGACCCTCTCCTATATCGAGAAACGAGTTCTCGAACTTCGGAACCTTCTTGGGGTAACCGAAGATGATATCGACGTAGCCAATGAAGAACACCAAAAAGAACTTGATGAACGCGCTCTGCTTTCAGGCCCTGCGCTTGAAGGTGAAGGGATCGATCAAAATCTGGTTGATCAACTTCTTGGAGATGACGATGCGGCACCTGCAGCAGAAGCACCAGCCCCGGAACCTACTCCGGAGCCTGTTGCAGAAGCAGCACCGCCGCCGCCTCCTAAGCCACAGGCTCCTCCACCACCTCCTGCACCGGAGCCACCCAAACCTGTTAATCCACGTCAGTTGGATTCAATGTTTGAGGAAGACTTCGATCCTGTAGCTGAATTAGCTGCCAAGGAAGCGGAAAAAGAAGAAGCTAAGAAAAAGGCCGAAGAGGAAGAAGCCAAAAAGGCTGCTGCCAAAAAAGAAGAAAAGAAGGAAGAGGACATTGATCTTCCCTCTGGTGAAGAAGTTAGCCAGGATGATATTGACGCGCTCTTTGGCTAAGATTTACCAAGATAACTGTTGCATTACGGCGTGGGGAACAGCCTTTCCTGCGCCGAAAATTTTTCTAAACTGTGCAACAGACACCCTACCATCCTCGGCTTGGCGCTCAAGTTCAGGGAATTCCATACGGTGAATACCGCCAGCAATAAATAATCCCTTATACCCAGCAGCCAGAGCACCAGCCATATCAGTTTGCAAGCTATCACCAACCATCAGTATACGGTTTTTGGGTGTATCCGCAGGCAAACCACATTCTTTCAGACATGATTGAAGCGCATAAGCCGTAGGTTTACCAAACCAACGTACCTCCCCGCCTATTTCTTCGTATAGATCTGCAACTGCGCCTGCACACTGATAGAGTTTATCTCCCACATGTACGATACGGTCAGGGTTCGCACATAAAAGCGGTGTTTGTTTTTCTGCAGCAATCTTCAGCCAATTCCTGTGCTTTTCCACATCCCTATAATCAAGGTCTGTTGCAAGAATAACATCTGCTTCATCAGGGTGGTTCACCTCAACAACAGGCAATCCTTCTACCGTATTCCTGTCTCCTGCTGGCCCAAGGTGATAGAGTTTTTTTCCTCTAAAATTTGCCCGCACTTCATCACGAGCCAATCCACCAGACGTTACAACAAAATCTGTTAAATCTTCAGATAGCCCCATAGAAATAAGATGATCTCTTACATGGAACCTCGGTCTTGGCGCATTTGACAGAAAAACCGTTTTAATTCCAGCAGCTCGAGCCTTCTGTATGGCTATTTCTGCAGATGGGTGCAGACTAATTCCATCATGCATTACCCCCCAAAGATCACAAATAATGAGATCAAGTTGATCAGAAAACTCTCGGATTCCTGAAATTAAATCAATGGGACGACCACCACTATTAGGCATAAAACTCTCTACAATTCCCGGCTTAATTCATGTGCCGAAGCTGGTTCGCCAAATAAATATCCTTGTGCAAACTCAACCTGTGTTTCTAGCGCCTGCAATACCATATCTTCGGTTTCAACTCGGCTGGCTACAAGCTGCATACCGCGACGGCGCAACGATGATTTGAAGGCGTCTACGTCACCACGCTCAGGGTGAGATTCTATAAGTGCACTCAAATCTGCTTTGATAAATTGGAAATTATACTTCTCAAGCTCAGTGAAACTATCATCAAACTCAGTCACCATATCTAATGAGAAGCCAAAGCCTCTTTGACCCAGTATTTTCAAACGTCCAAGCACATCATCATTCAACATTTTAAAATCTTGCTGTGCTATCTCAAATACTAAGCGCCCGGAAAACTCTTCATTGCTGGTCATAAAATCAATGAACTGCGGGAAAAACTCATCATCTTCCATAGAATGACGTGACATATTACAGAAAAAGCGAAGTTCGGGTTTTCGCTTACCCATTCTGCGAACAAGCTGAATAAGGCGGAACAATAAAAGGTTATCGATAGTACCTATTAATCCTTTGCTTTCCGCAACTTTCATATATTGGCGCGGCAGTACAATCCGACCATCTTCATCTCTCACGCGAGAGAAACATTCATAGTGTACTTTCTTTCGGCTTGGCAGGCTTACAAGCGGCTGTAAATATAAATCAATACGGTTTTCAGATAGTGATTCTTTCACCACTTTTAGAAGTTGATCTTCACGCTTGATAAGACGGATAGGCGCCCTTCGTGGACCAACAGTAGCACGAGGCTCAGCAACTGACTTTCTTTCTTCATCATCAGATTTTTGATCAAGTGTCCCATCATCGATAACAGCAAGCGCTGCCTCTTCAGGTGTAAGCTCTAACTCTTCGATCTCTTCTTCAGTGATCACCTCTGGAGTTTCTTCTTCCACCTCTTCAACGATCTCTTCGTCATCATCTTCTTTTACGGGAGGTAAATGATCTACGCTAAGTTCAAGCACCTCCTCTTCAGTAGGCTCGACTGTATCTTCAGCAACCTCAACTGGCTTAAATCCACGTTCCTGCGCCGTCACCTGAGAAAGAAGCGTCTGTAGGACTTTAAGTTCAGAAACCACCAATTCATTCTGTTCTTCACCCATTCGGCTTCGGCTCACCATCTCTCGCCGCGCGCGTTCCAAATCCCTACGCAGAATTTTGACTGTGTCTTCAAGACTATCCAACCGATGTTTAGCATTTTTCTCTGAGCGGCTAACTACGAGCCAATTTTGTATCTGCCAAGCTCCGAAAAATATAAACATGCCAATATATCCGGCATGCGACATTGAAATACCCAAAGCACGTGGCAGAATAACCGTCGCTGCTACGCCGAGAATAAAATAAGAAATGAACAATAAGATTTGCGTTATTGGCGCCATAGAGCTTCCCGCCTGACAGTTACCCACTTCTTATAAACTGCCACAAAGAAGCAGTGTGGTTAAGCTATAATTCCGTTTCTTTATTCCTCCCCTTAACATGTCACTGAAACAGTGTCATCATAATGCCTTATAGTTTATCCAGTATCTGGAGCGATTTTAATAAGGGGACACTTCGTGAAAAAATTCATCCTAATCGTACTTCTGCTCATTCTCGCAGGTGGCGCATATGCATACACACAATTAGGCACTATCGTAAAAACTGGCTTTGAAGTCGGTGGCCCCGAGGTACTGAATGTTTCAGTAAATGTAGATGAAATCCAGATTTCTCCCTTATCTGGAGAAGTACAAGCCTCTGCTCTTGCACTTGGTCAACCCAAAGGTTTTGGAGACGGTCCAATTGCAAAGGTCGGCAATTTCGAGATGAAGCTCGAGCCTGAAACACTGCTTACAAACCATATCATCATTGACGAAATTGTTATCAACGAGCCTCTCTTTGATATTCGTATGCTTGACGGAAAGATGAATATCAAAGCCCTTCAAGAAGGTTTGAACATTCCAGAAACAGGCCCTACTACAACCGAAACTGCTTCCTCTGAGGAAATCACACTTACTATTCGCAGCATGAAAGTGACCTCTCCAAAAGTTCTTGCCCAGTCTGATGGTCTGTTATCAATAGATGAAGATATCAACTTAGCGGACTTTACCATTACAGATTTAGGTACTGATGAAAAAGGTTTGGCACCAGCAGAAATTGCTCGCCATGTTATGGATACTCTCCAACCTCAAATCGCAAAAGCCCTTGTTGCCGCAGGGGCATCCAAGAAACTTCAAAATCTTGCGGACGATGCACGTGGCAAATTAGAAAAAGGTGTTGGTGGCCTTCTGAACAAACTAAAGAAAAAAAAGGATAATTAATGGATTGATTTCTAGACCAGACAGTCCATTATCTTGGTATATCATCTAGGGAGATAACAATGTCACTTGAAAAAATCACAGAAGAAATGCGCAGCCGTGTCGGCGCTCATTCGCCAATCCAAAAAGTAATCAAATTTGATTTTGGTGATGATGGCATCGTACGTATTGATGGCGTTTCTTCACCAACCGTAATTGATAACGACGACACAGATGCCGACTGTACAGTGAAAGTTTCAATGGAAAACTTCATCCAAATTGCAGAAGGTAACCTAAACGCACAGATGGCTTTCATGACAGGCAAATTGCGTGTAGAAGGCGATATGAGCATTGCGATGCAGCTGGGATCAATTCTCGGCTAAAAAACCCGGCGGCTCACTGAGCCGCCTTTTTTTTGGTGAGTATATATGCTGGATAAAATCCGTTCTGCACTTATTGGTGTTAGTCTTTTCGTTATTCTGGCCCTTGGTGGCCTTTATATGTATGTCCAGATTAAAGGCGGCGATGGTCTCCTTGGAAACGAAGAAGGCTCTTTAGAACCAACAAACTTCAGTACACTGTCACATACAACCAGCGATGATGGCTTTCTTCTGTGTTCACCAGATATCTGTCCAAATGCAGAAATTGATGAAATTCCAGAAACCTTCCAGTTATCTGCAGCAAAGCTGAGACAATTGGTTGCTGATTTCACCGACAATTATAGCAACATCAACACTCTGAGCTTTAACTTTGCCGCCAACCAGTTCGAATTCACAGAGAAACTACCGGGAAAACCATTCCCAACAGTAGTATCTGTGAAAATTATTGAAGTTACACCTTATTCAAGTCAGCTGGTCATCTATGCTTATCGCCCTGTTGGTGACACATCTAAGGCACAAAATAGAGAGACTGTTGAACGTTGGCTTAGCTTAATGCAGGCCGACGCTGCTTCTTAAGAAGCTTCCTCAACAGCTTGGGTATCAACACCAGGTAATGTTGGCGTTGATATCTGTACAAAACTGGAATTACCACCGGACCTACCCTGAAGGCTTTCTCTAATCTGTGCCTGCGTTTCCCTGTAGCTATTAAGAGCATTCCCTATTCTGGTAGGGGCAACAAAAGGAGCCGCGGCTTCAGCTGTTCGGGTTTCAGCCAGTAAAAGCCCAGTGCCCGTCGCCAGTAAACCACTACCAGCAGGCTCAAACTGAGCCGGTATTGCTTGCGGTGCGGTATTATCCTGCCCTGTTTCACTGGTCTCTGGGAAGCGGCTCGCAAAGGTATGAGCAACTGTTTGAGGGCGCAGAGAAGGGTTCGTACCTCGCACAGGAGTACGTTCAAACCTTGTAGGCTCAGTCGCTACACGCGACTGGCTAGCAAAAGCTGCATCTGCCATATTGGCACCCGTAAATTTTCACCCACAGCTATTTTACCCTCAAGCTATACCTTTTGGCAACTTTTTGAGCAGAATGGGCCTAGCATGGGCGTTTTTCTTGTGCTAGGTCTGGCTGTTGAGCGAATGTGTAGCTGCTTCCTGGGGGAGGAGAGACACTCGAAATAAGATAAGAGTAAAAGAAAAGCGAATTTGTACAATGGATAACACCACACTCGCCATCTACATTCATGAACTCCGTAATCAGTGTCTTCATGCACAGGCGTCTTTCAACCTGTTCAACCAGTCTGTTCAAGCGGGTCAGGGTCAAGGCATTCTTTATTCCGCCCAAATGATTTTGATGCCAACAAGCCAGATTGCTTCTCTTTTATGGCCAACACGTGCTCGCGCACGTCACCGCGGTGAAGCACTACGTAAGGTTCTTCAGCTTGACGATAAGCACCCTCTCAATGACCGTCGCCTCTCGGAAGTATGGGAGCGCTCAGACGAGAAAACGGAAGAATGGATTGCCAATACAAAAGGTAAGCAGATCGCCTTCGACCTAGTAGGTGACCCAAAAGTACTTGGTGATGGCACCAGCACAGAAGAAACAATCTATCGCGGCTATAACCCAGACACCCGTATTTTCACATACCGCGGTGTTTCCTTTAATCTGCCAGCAG
This DNA window, taken from Kordiimonas sp. SCSIO 12603, encodes the following:
- a CDS encoding SCP2 sterol-binding domain-containing protein, whose product is MSLEKITEEMRSRVGAHSPIQKVIKFDFGDDGIVRIDGVSSPTVIDNDDTDADCTVKVSMENFIQIAEGNLNAQMAFMTGKLRVEGDMSIAMQLGSILG
- a CDS encoding TIGR01459 family HAD-type hydrolase yields the protein MPNSGGRPIDLISGIREFSDQLDLIICDLWGVMHDGISLHPSAEIAIQKARAAGIKTVFLSNAPRPRFHVRDHLISMGLSEDLTDFVVTSGGLARDEVRANFRGKKLYHLGPAGDRNTVEGLPVVEVNHPDEADVILATDLDYRDVEKHRNWLKIAAEKQTPLLCANPDRIVHVGDKLYQCAGAVADLYEEIGGEVRWFGKPTAYALQSCLKECGLPADTPKNRILMVGDSLQTDMAGALAAGYKGLFIAGGIHRMEFPELERQAEDGRVSVAQFRKIFGAGKAVPHAVMQQLSW
- a CDS encoding response regulator; translated protein: MAVDMGMPILIVDDYKTMLRIVRNLLKQLGFNNVDEATDGSMALEKARAGKYGLIISDWNMEPMTGYEFLKEVRADTQLKDTPFIMVTAESKTDNVIAAKKAGVNNYIVKPFNAATLKSKMNAVLGDF
- a CDS encoding EAL domain-containing protein, with product MAPITQILLFISYFILGVAATVILPRALGISMSHAGYIGMFIFFGAWQIQNWLVVSRSEKNAKHRLDSLEDTVKILRRDLERARREMVSRSRMGEEQNELVVSELKVLQTLLSQVTAQERGFKPVEVAEDTVEPTEEEVLELSVDHLPPVKEDDDEEIVEEVEEETPEVITEEEIEELELTPEEAALAVIDDGTLDQKSDDEERKSVAEPRATVGPRRAPIRLIKREDQLLKVVKESLSENRIDLYLQPLVSLPSRKKVHYECFSRVRDEDGRIVLPRQYMKVAESKGLIGTIDNLLLFRLIQLVRRMGKRKPELRFFCNMSRHSMEDDEFFPQFIDFMTSNEEFSGRLVFEIAQQDFKMLNDDVLGRLKILGQRGFGFSLDMVTEFDDSFTELEKYNFQFIKADLSALIESHPERGDVDAFKSSLRRRGMQLVASRVETEDMVLQALETQVEFAQGYLFGEPASAHELSREL
- a CDS encoding protein phosphatase CheZ — translated: MSAEELPDQIRLLVDSLRKQNTANLSLTDVASVTEVLMGTMQVFFANIDTSVYRECRALSDYISNARKEIASLQPSDLESARIPRAGLELDAIVQSTEDATNTIMEAAEEIMGADTSDSEAYQAVTQDAVMRIFEACSFQDITGQRISKVVETLSYIEKRVLELRNLLGVTEDDIDVANEEHQKELDERALLSGPALEGEGIDQNLVDQLLGDDDAAPAAEAPAPEPTPEPVAEAAPPPPPKPQAPPPPPAPEPPKPVNPRQLDSMFEEDFDPVAELAAKEAEKEEAKKKAEEEEAKKAAAKKEEKKEEDIDLPSGEEVSQDDIDALFG